The Misgurnus anguillicaudatus chromosome 21, ASM2758022v2, whole genome shotgun sequence genome includes a window with the following:
- the stim2b gene encoding stromal interaction molecule 2: MTFLSGAALLLLRGLVISAVLGLESSYTSVLSNRVTPDPASAVAPTDPCLTVIPPCMTEADRFSLEALRHIHKQLDDDNDGGIEVNESVEFIREDMKQQQTNKHSNLHREDQHITVEELWRSWKISEVHNWTMEDAVQWLKESVELPQYEKNFRDFKVNGNTLPRIAANEPSFMSMQLKILDQRHKQKLNLKALDAVLFGPPLRPYHNWLKDFILMISIIIGVGGCWFAYIQNKSSKIHISQMMKDLDSLQNAEQSLIELQSRLEKAQEENRTVAVEKQNLEQKMRDEINGAKKEASRLKELREGAECELSRLKYAEEELVQVRMALKRAEKEMHSEWSVPEALQMWLQLTHEVEVQYYNIKKQNAELQLAVAKDEAEKIKKKRNSVFGTLHVAHSSSLDEVDHKILEAKKALSEVTACLRERLHRWQQIEKLCGFPVVNNSGLPNLTASLYADHSWVVMPRVSVPPYPIAGGVDDLDEDTPPIISQFTSPMMRPPLTRNSSVCRSRRSLMSQPSSLTADPDLLSMASAPLTYRPEGDEEHIFFTAERKGDTQDTYSDSDSFGSSLSRKFSTTCIQSTCAAGTDTPPRKISREELLLLAQEAQVSAMETLPSSSSSPSSPLDSSSVHKGSPDLTRSSVFPESQSLTFHPGTKAMAYNGILEKSYSMGQLPAGGTPSEGLYPSISSLDVEGKAIKEPKQLQSSQDSCDNGEKKRSKIKSLFRKSKKL; the protein is encoded by the exons ACCCATGTTTGACGGTTATCCCTCCATGTATGACCGAAGCCGACCGCTTCAGTTTAGAGGCTCTGCGGCACATTCACAAGCAGCTAGATGATGACAATGATGGAGGCATAGAAGTTAATGAAAGTGTGGAG TTTATTAGAGAGGATATGAAGCAGCAACAGACCAATAAACACAGCAATCTTCATCGAGAGGACCAGCACATCACGGTGGAAGAGCTGtggaggagctggaaaatatcTGAAG TGCATAACTGGACAATGGAGGACGCAGTCCAGTGGCTGAAGGAGTCAGTGGAGCTTCCTCAATATGAAAAAAACTTCAGAGACTTTAAAGTAAACGGCAACACGCTACCTCG AATAGCGGCCAATGAACCGTCGTTTATGTCAATGCAGCTAAAGATATTAGACCAACgacataaacagaaattaaatttaaaagcATTGGACGCTGTGCTGTTTGGACCTCCACTAC GTCCTTACCATAACTGGCTTAAAGACTTTATATTGATGATCTCAATCATCATTGGAGTTGGGGGCTGCTGGTTTGCATACATTCAGAACAAGTCATCTAAAATTCACATCTCTCAAATGATGAAAGACCTCGATAGTCTTCAGAATGCTGAACAGAGTCTCATAGAGCTACAGAGCCG GTTGGAAAAGGCTCAGGAGGAGAACCGGACGGTAGCGGTGGAGAAGCAGAACCTGGAGCAGAAGATGCGTGATGAGATCAACGGTGCTAAAAAAGAAGCCAGCAGGCTGAAAGAGCTGCGAGAGGGTGCTGAGTGTGAGCTCAGCAGACTTAAATATGCAGAGGAGGAACTTGTGCAG GTCCGAATGGCACTGAAGAGAGCAGAGAAAGAGATGCATTCTGAGTGGTCTGTGCCTGAAGCCCTGCAGATGTGGCTACAGCTCACACATGAGGTGGAAGTGCAGTACTACAAcatcaaaaaacaaaatgctgaACTGCAGCTTGCAGTCGCAAAGGATGAG GCGGAAAAGATCAAGAAGAAAAGAAACAGCGTGTTCGGTACACTCCACGTTGCACACAGCTCATCGCTCGATGAAGTAGACCACAAAATACTTGAGGCTAA aaaagCACTGTCAGAGGTCACGGCATGCTTGCGGGAACGTCTGCACCGCTGGCAGCAAATTGAGAAGTTGTGCGGCTTTCCGGTGGTTAATAACTCTGGGCTGCCCAACCTCACTGCCTCGCTCTACGCCGACCACAGCTGGGTGGTCATGCCGCGGGTGTCTGTGCCACCCTACCCGATCGCAGGAGGGGTGGATGACCTCGACGAGGACACGCCCCCCATCATTTCACAGTTCACCT CTCCGATGATGCGACCTCCTCTGACCCGGAACAGCAGTGTGTGCCGTTCTCGCAGAAGTCTTATGTCTCAGCCCTCGTCCCTCACAGCTGACCCCGATCTGTTATCCATGGCATCGGCCCCGCTGACCTACAGACCCGAGGGAGACGAGGAGCATATCTTTTTCACCGCAGAAAGAAAGGG GGACACCCAGGACACATACTCAGATTCGGACTCATTCGGTTCCTCTTTGAGCAGGAAGTTCTCCACCACCTGCATTCAAAGCACCTGTGCTGCAGGCACAGATACCCCTCCAAGGAAAATTTCACGTGAAGAACTTCTCCTCTTGGCACAAGAGGCACAGGTCTCCGCCATGGAGACCTTACCATCTTCCTCATCCTCTCCTTCATCTCCACTTGACTCATCTTCAGTTCACAAGGGCTCCCCTGACCTCACCCGCTCTTCTGTTTTCCCAGAATCCCAAAGTTTAACCTTTCATCCTGGCACCAAAGCTATGGCCTATAATGGCATTCTGGAAAAATCTTACAGCATGGGGCAGCTGCCCGCCGGTGGGACGCCTTCAGAGGGACTTTACCCCTCGATTAGCTCACTCGACGTAGAAGGCAAAGCTATCAAGGAGCCCAAGCAACTCCAATCCTCGCAGGACTCTTGCGATAACGGAGAGAAAAAACGCTCTAAGATCAAGAGCTTGTTCAGGAAAAGCAAAAAGCTGTGA